In Oryza brachyantha chromosome 2, ObraRS2, whole genome shotgun sequence, a single window of DNA contains:
- the LOC102703751 gene encoding 60S ribosomal protein L12-1-like, with protein sequence MPPKLDPTQVVDVFVRVTGGEVGAASSLAPKIGPLGLSPKKIGEDIAKETAKDWKGLRVTVKLTVQNRQAKVSVVPSAAALVIKALKEPERDRKKVKNIKHNGNISLDDVIEIARTMRPRSMAKDMFGTVKEILGTCVSVGCTVDGKDPKDLQQEITDGEVEIPSA encoded by the coding sequence ATGCCGCCGAAGCTCGACCCAACCCAGGTGGTGGATGTGTTCGTCCGCGTGACCGGCGGTGAGGTCGGCGCGGCGTCGTCCCTCGCCCCCAAGATCGGTCCGCTCGGTCTCTCCCCGAAGAAGATCGGAGAGGACATCGCCAAGGAGACGGCGAAGGACTGGAAGGGCCTCCGCGTCACCGTCAAGCTCACCGTCCAGAACCGGCAGGCCAAGGTCTCCGTCgtcccctccgccgcggcgctcgtCATCAAGGCGCTCAAGGAGCCCGAGAGGGACCGCAAGAAGGTGAAGAACATCAAGCACAACGGTAACATCAGCCTCGACGACGTCATCGAGATCGCCAGGACCATGAGGCCCAGGTCCATGGCCAAGGATATGTTCGGCACCGTCAAGGAGATCCTCGGTACCTGCGTCAGCGTCGGCTGCACCGTGGACGGCAAGGACCCCAAGGACCTGCAGCAGGAGATCACCGACGGCGAGGTCGAAATCCCCTCTGCTTAA
- the LOC102702168 gene encoding nucleolar protein dao-5-like isoform X1, whose protein sequence is MEGAATAMDFHALSRRELQALCKRNGVRANMTNAAMADALQLLPLVDGIDEIGTTLCLPTPGRSTMKSALKAAAAIGEEEDQQQQHGSPLPRGRRVSVKSPEAIRMDVEEGEDEMKRDLGREIMRTPGVALRSTSRRARATPAPIPPTPAASSVRATTRRTTATRKTEEAAPTPATLRRSQRTAARKASAPMEEEVTTTKTTARRSARSKVMIDIEQEVEDMAMALKEVKVQEEDPKDAASNEKCDETEVAEATKLMEEGSGKEEESEEGEEVVSSVVLNALALVSDKSCDDPKEEMVATGEESAKTQEVEGVGKEQELTSVVNSAHMPTMEDSPILGVLSKPERVEPLSEKVEHASVGDCPRIGELSAVNEITGEMSDKEVDADEVPEEKLSTDIAGDKTGSEEDGLNARKEASAVEMPQADLTGDETSEEEDLNVVKEGAVDVELQADLKDAETSEDVDIDEYAATEASSEETDGESDPSEVDTDSEEEEAEMPPVTVEDALITEINHAGEEEDEASSEETDGESDPSELATDSEEEEAEMLPVTVEDALITEINHAGEEEDDFSDDLPPEFDSAGNFTDAETETESDSTAVTSSAAKAAAVKHLDDESSVTESSSEEEVSQQEIEASLKTIVKSLDVFTITQQDELAEEMKSIDVAEAAGAKELKKNNNLVEDLKGKSLRKLKSMYKDSLIAKAATEGKRLALAELDDNAGVGC, encoded by the exons ATggagggggcggcgacggccatgGACTTCCACGCGCTCTCCCGCCGCGAGCTGCAGGCGCTGTGCAAGCGCAATGGAGTCCGCGCCAACATGACCaacgccgccatggccgatgCCCTCCAGTTGCTCCCCTTG GTGGATGGGATCGACGAGATCGGCACGACGCTCTGCCTCCCGACGCCGGGCAGGTCGACGATGAAGTCGGCTTTGAAGGCCGCTGCGGCGatcggtgaggaggaggatcagcagcagcagcacgggaGCCCGCTTCCCCGTGGCCGCCGCGTGTCGGTGAAGTCGCCGGAGGCCATCCGGATGGACGTCGAGGAGGGCGAGGACGAGATGAAGCGAGATCTCGGCAGGGAGATCATGAGGACCCCTGGCGTGGCGCTGCGCAGtaccagccgccgcgcgcgggcCACGCCCGCGCCGATCCCCCCGACCCCTGCGGCGTCAAGCGTACGCGCGACGACTCGGCGGACCACCGCCACGCGCAagacggaggaggcggcgccgaccCCAGCTACTCTGCGGAGGAGCCAGAGGACGGCTGCTCGGAAGGCCTCTGCtccgatggaggaggaggtcacGACAACAAAGACAACTGCTAGGAGGTCTGCGAGATCGAAGGTAATGATTGATATAGAACAGGAGGTGGAGGACATGGCAATGGCACTGAAGGAGGTGAAGGTTCAGGAAGAGGATCCGaaag ATGCTGCCTCTAATGAGAAATGTGATGAAACTGAGGTAGCGGAAGCTACTAAGCTTATGGAAGAAGGAAGTGGTAAAGAGGAGGAATCAGAGGAGGGTGAGGAAG TTGTTTCCTCTGTTGTGCTGAATGCACTTGCATTAGTTTCAGATAAGAGTTGTGATGACCCCAAGGAGGAAATGGTTGCAACTGGTGAAGAATCAGCTAAAACCCAAGAAG TGGAAGGAGTTGGGAAAGAGCAAGAGCTCACTAGTGTTGTGAATTCTGCTCACATGCCAACCATGGAGGATTCGCCAATCCTAGGAGTCCTGTCCAAGCCAGAACGTGTGGAACCGCTCAGCGAGAAGGTAGAACATGCCTCTGTTGGCGATTGTCCCCGCATTGGTGAATTGTCAGCAGTGAATGAGATAACTGGAGAGATGAGCGATAAGGAAGTGGACGCCGATGAAGTGCCAGAAGAGAAGCTTTCAACTGATATAGCAGGTGACAAGACCGGTAGCGAGGAAGATGGCCTCAATGCAAGGAAGGAAGCATCTGCCGTTGAGATGCCACAGGCTGATCTAACAGGCGATGAGACCAGTGAGGAAGAGGATCTGAATGTAGTGAAGGAAGGGGCGGTCGATGTGGAGCTGCAGGCTGATCTTAAAGATGCTGAGACCAGTGAAGACGTTGATATTGATGAGTATGCTGCCACTGAGGCCTCCAGTGAGGAGACTGATGGGGAGAGTGACCCCTCTGAAGTGGACACTGATTCTGAAGAAGAGGAAGCAGAAATGCCGCCGGTCACAGTAGAGGATGCCTTGATTACCGAGATCAACCATGCtggtgaagaagaagatgaggcCTCCAGTGAGGAGACTGATGGGGAGAGTGACCCCTCTGAATTGGCCACTGATTCTGAAGAAGAGGAAGCAGAAATGCTGCCGGTCACAGTGGAGGATGCCTTGATTACCGAGATCAACCATGCtggtgaagaagaagatgatttCAGCGATGACCTGCCACCGGAGTTTGACAGTGCTGGCAACTTCACTGATGCTGAAACTGAAACTGAGAGTGACTCCACTGCTGTGACTTCATCTGCTGCCAAGGCTGCTGCTGTGAAGCACCTGGATGATGAGTCCTCCGTCACCGAATCATCCAGTGAGGAGGAGGTTTCTCAACAGGAGATAGAAGCCTCACTTAAGACCATCGTGAAGTCCCTTGATGTGTTCACCATCACCCAGCAGGATGAACTGGCTGAAGAGATGAAGAGCATTGATGTTGCTGAGGCAGCGGGAGCAAAGGAGCTGAAGAAGAACAACAATCTGGTGGAGGATCTCAAAGGCAAGAGCCTAAGGAAGCTCAAATCCATGTACAAGGATAGCCTCATTGCCAAG GCTGCCACAGAAGGGAAGAGGCTGGCGCTTGCAGAGCTGGATGACAACGCCGGTGTCGGCTGCTGA
- the LOC102702168 gene encoding nucleolar protein dao-5-like isoform X3 produces MEGAATAMDFHALSRRELQALCKRNGVRANMTNAAMADALQLLPLVDGIDEIGTTLCLPTPGRSTMKSALKAAAAIGEEEDQQQQHGSPLPRGRRVSVKSPEAIRMDVEEGEDEMKRDLGREIMRTPGVALRSTSRRARATPAPIPPTPAASSVRATTRRTTATRKTEEAAPTPATLRRSQRTAARKASAPMEEEVTTTKTTARRSARSKVMIDIEQEVEDMAMALKEVKVQEEDPKDAASNEKCDETEVAEATKLMEEGSGKEEESEEGEEDKSCDDPKEEMVATGEESAKTQEVEGVGKEQELTSVVNSAHMPTMEDSPILGVLSKPERVEPLSEKVEHASVGDCPRIGELSAVNEITGEMSDKEVDADEVPEEKLSTDIAGDKTGSEEDGLNARKEASAVEMPQADLTGDETSEEEDLNVVKEGAVDVELQADLKDAETSEDVDIDEYAATEASSEETDGESDPSEVDTDSEEEEAEMPPVTVEDALITEINHAGEEEDEASSEETDGESDPSELATDSEEEEAEMLPVTVEDALITEINHAGEEEDDFSDDLPPEFDSAGNFTDAETETESDSTAVTSSAAKAAAVKHLDDESSVTESSSEEEVSQQEIEASLKTIVKSLDVFTITQQDELAEEMKSIDVAEAAGAKELKKNNNLVEDLKGKSLRKLKSMYKDSLIAKAATEGKRLALAELDDNAGVGC; encoded by the exons ATggagggggcggcgacggccatgGACTTCCACGCGCTCTCCCGCCGCGAGCTGCAGGCGCTGTGCAAGCGCAATGGAGTCCGCGCCAACATGACCaacgccgccatggccgatgCCCTCCAGTTGCTCCCCTTG GTGGATGGGATCGACGAGATCGGCACGACGCTCTGCCTCCCGACGCCGGGCAGGTCGACGATGAAGTCGGCTTTGAAGGCCGCTGCGGCGatcggtgaggaggaggatcagcagcagcagcacgggaGCCCGCTTCCCCGTGGCCGCCGCGTGTCGGTGAAGTCGCCGGAGGCCATCCGGATGGACGTCGAGGAGGGCGAGGACGAGATGAAGCGAGATCTCGGCAGGGAGATCATGAGGACCCCTGGCGTGGCGCTGCGCAGtaccagccgccgcgcgcgggcCACGCCCGCGCCGATCCCCCCGACCCCTGCGGCGTCAAGCGTACGCGCGACGACTCGGCGGACCACCGCCACGCGCAagacggaggaggcggcgccgaccCCAGCTACTCTGCGGAGGAGCCAGAGGACGGCTGCTCGGAAGGCCTCTGCtccgatggaggaggaggtcacGACAACAAAGACAACTGCTAGGAGGTCTGCGAGATCGAAGGTAATGATTGATATAGAACAGGAGGTGGAGGACATGGCAATGGCACTGAAGGAGGTGAAGGTTCAGGAAGAGGATCCGaaag ATGCTGCCTCTAATGAGAAATGTGATGAAACTGAGGTAGCGGAAGCTACTAAGCTTATGGAAGAAGGAAGTGGTAAAGAGGAGGAATCAGAGGAGGGTGAGGAAG ATAAGAGTTGTGATGACCCCAAGGAGGAAATGGTTGCAACTGGTGAAGAATCAGCTAAAACCCAAGAAG TGGAAGGAGTTGGGAAAGAGCAAGAGCTCACTAGTGTTGTGAATTCTGCTCACATGCCAACCATGGAGGATTCGCCAATCCTAGGAGTCCTGTCCAAGCCAGAACGTGTGGAACCGCTCAGCGAGAAGGTAGAACATGCCTCTGTTGGCGATTGTCCCCGCATTGGTGAATTGTCAGCAGTGAATGAGATAACTGGAGAGATGAGCGATAAGGAAGTGGACGCCGATGAAGTGCCAGAAGAGAAGCTTTCAACTGATATAGCAGGTGACAAGACCGGTAGCGAGGAAGATGGCCTCAATGCAAGGAAGGAAGCATCTGCCGTTGAGATGCCACAGGCTGATCTAACAGGCGATGAGACCAGTGAGGAAGAGGATCTGAATGTAGTGAAGGAAGGGGCGGTCGATGTGGAGCTGCAGGCTGATCTTAAAGATGCTGAGACCAGTGAAGACGTTGATATTGATGAGTATGCTGCCACTGAGGCCTCCAGTGAGGAGACTGATGGGGAGAGTGACCCCTCTGAAGTGGACACTGATTCTGAAGAAGAGGAAGCAGAAATGCCGCCGGTCACAGTAGAGGATGCCTTGATTACCGAGATCAACCATGCtggtgaagaagaagatgaggcCTCCAGTGAGGAGACTGATGGGGAGAGTGACCCCTCTGAATTGGCCACTGATTCTGAAGAAGAGGAAGCAGAAATGCTGCCGGTCACAGTGGAGGATGCCTTGATTACCGAGATCAACCATGCtggtgaagaagaagatgatttCAGCGATGACCTGCCACCGGAGTTTGACAGTGCTGGCAACTTCACTGATGCTGAAACTGAAACTGAGAGTGACTCCACTGCTGTGACTTCATCTGCTGCCAAGGCTGCTGCTGTGAAGCACCTGGATGATGAGTCCTCCGTCACCGAATCATCCAGTGAGGAGGAGGTTTCTCAACAGGAGATAGAAGCCTCACTTAAGACCATCGTGAAGTCCCTTGATGTGTTCACCATCACCCAGCAGGATGAACTGGCTGAAGAGATGAAGAGCATTGATGTTGCTGAGGCAGCGGGAGCAAAGGAGCTGAAGAAGAACAACAATCTGGTGGAGGATCTCAAAGGCAAGAGCCTAAGGAAGCTCAAATCCATGTACAAGGATAGCCTCATTGCCAAG GCTGCCACAGAAGGGAAGAGGCTGGCGCTTGCAGAGCTGGATGACAACGCCGGTGTCGGCTGCTGA
- the LOC102702168 gene encoding nucleolar protein dao-5-like isoform X2, whose protein sequence is MEGAATAMDFHALSRRELQALCKRNGVRANMTNAAMADALQLLPLVDGIDEIGTTLCLPTPGRSTMKSALKAAAAIGEEEDQQQQHGSPLPRGRRVSVKSPEAIRMDVEEGEDEMKRDLGREIMRTPGVALRSTSRRARATPAPIPPTPAASSVRATTRRTTATRKTEEAAPTPATLRRSQRTAARKASAPMEEEVTTTKTTARRSARSKVMIDIEQEVEDMAMALKEVKVQEEDPKDAASNEKCDETEVAEATKLMEEGSGKEEESEEGEEVSDKSCDDPKEEMVATGEESAKTQEVEGVGKEQELTSVVNSAHMPTMEDSPILGVLSKPERVEPLSEKVEHASVGDCPRIGELSAVNEITGEMSDKEVDADEVPEEKLSTDIAGDKTGSEEDGLNARKEASAVEMPQADLTGDETSEEEDLNVVKEGAVDVELQADLKDAETSEDVDIDEYAATEASSEETDGESDPSEVDTDSEEEEAEMPPVTVEDALITEINHAGEEEDEASSEETDGESDPSELATDSEEEEAEMLPVTVEDALITEINHAGEEEDDFSDDLPPEFDSAGNFTDAETETESDSTAVTSSAAKAAAVKHLDDESSVTESSSEEEVSQQEIEASLKTIVKSLDVFTITQQDELAEEMKSIDVAEAAGAKELKKNNNLVEDLKGKSLRKLKSMYKDSLIAKAATEGKRLALAELDDNAGVGC, encoded by the exons ATggagggggcggcgacggccatgGACTTCCACGCGCTCTCCCGCCGCGAGCTGCAGGCGCTGTGCAAGCGCAATGGAGTCCGCGCCAACATGACCaacgccgccatggccgatgCCCTCCAGTTGCTCCCCTTG GTGGATGGGATCGACGAGATCGGCACGACGCTCTGCCTCCCGACGCCGGGCAGGTCGACGATGAAGTCGGCTTTGAAGGCCGCTGCGGCGatcggtgaggaggaggatcagcagcagcagcacgggaGCCCGCTTCCCCGTGGCCGCCGCGTGTCGGTGAAGTCGCCGGAGGCCATCCGGATGGACGTCGAGGAGGGCGAGGACGAGATGAAGCGAGATCTCGGCAGGGAGATCATGAGGACCCCTGGCGTGGCGCTGCGCAGtaccagccgccgcgcgcgggcCACGCCCGCGCCGATCCCCCCGACCCCTGCGGCGTCAAGCGTACGCGCGACGACTCGGCGGACCACCGCCACGCGCAagacggaggaggcggcgccgaccCCAGCTACTCTGCGGAGGAGCCAGAGGACGGCTGCTCGGAAGGCCTCTGCtccgatggaggaggaggtcacGACAACAAAGACAACTGCTAGGAGGTCTGCGAGATCGAAGGTAATGATTGATATAGAACAGGAGGTGGAGGACATGGCAATGGCACTGAAGGAGGTGAAGGTTCAGGAAGAGGATCCGaaag ATGCTGCCTCTAATGAGAAATGTGATGAAACTGAGGTAGCGGAAGCTACTAAGCTTATGGAAGAAGGAAGTGGTAAAGAGGAGGAATCAGAGGAGGGTGAGGAAG TTTCAGATAAGAGTTGTGATGACCCCAAGGAGGAAATGGTTGCAACTGGTGAAGAATCAGCTAAAACCCAAGAAG TGGAAGGAGTTGGGAAAGAGCAAGAGCTCACTAGTGTTGTGAATTCTGCTCACATGCCAACCATGGAGGATTCGCCAATCCTAGGAGTCCTGTCCAAGCCAGAACGTGTGGAACCGCTCAGCGAGAAGGTAGAACATGCCTCTGTTGGCGATTGTCCCCGCATTGGTGAATTGTCAGCAGTGAATGAGATAACTGGAGAGATGAGCGATAAGGAAGTGGACGCCGATGAAGTGCCAGAAGAGAAGCTTTCAACTGATATAGCAGGTGACAAGACCGGTAGCGAGGAAGATGGCCTCAATGCAAGGAAGGAAGCATCTGCCGTTGAGATGCCACAGGCTGATCTAACAGGCGATGAGACCAGTGAGGAAGAGGATCTGAATGTAGTGAAGGAAGGGGCGGTCGATGTGGAGCTGCAGGCTGATCTTAAAGATGCTGAGACCAGTGAAGACGTTGATATTGATGAGTATGCTGCCACTGAGGCCTCCAGTGAGGAGACTGATGGGGAGAGTGACCCCTCTGAAGTGGACACTGATTCTGAAGAAGAGGAAGCAGAAATGCCGCCGGTCACAGTAGAGGATGCCTTGATTACCGAGATCAACCATGCtggtgaagaagaagatgaggcCTCCAGTGAGGAGACTGATGGGGAGAGTGACCCCTCTGAATTGGCCACTGATTCTGAAGAAGAGGAAGCAGAAATGCTGCCGGTCACAGTGGAGGATGCCTTGATTACCGAGATCAACCATGCtggtgaagaagaagatgatttCAGCGATGACCTGCCACCGGAGTTTGACAGTGCTGGCAACTTCACTGATGCTGAAACTGAAACTGAGAGTGACTCCACTGCTGTGACTTCATCTGCTGCCAAGGCTGCTGCTGTGAAGCACCTGGATGATGAGTCCTCCGTCACCGAATCATCCAGTGAGGAGGAGGTTTCTCAACAGGAGATAGAAGCCTCACTTAAGACCATCGTGAAGTCCCTTGATGTGTTCACCATCACCCAGCAGGATGAACTGGCTGAAGAGATGAAGAGCATTGATGTTGCTGAGGCAGCGGGAGCAAAGGAGCTGAAGAAGAACAACAATCTGGTGGAGGATCTCAAAGGCAAGAGCCTAAGGAAGCTCAAATCCATGTACAAGGATAGCCTCATTGCCAAG GCTGCCACAGAAGGGAAGAGGCTGGCGCTTGCAGAGCTGGATGACAACGCCGGTGTCGGCTGCTGA